The DNA region ACATTATTAAATGCTAGTGAATTTGTTAATAACGCAGAATCAACTgtgttcatatttataataaataacataaaaaaatttgtatatGATTTAAATAGAATATTCGTCTCATCAAATTGATCAATAATTCTGTCTCacgatattttttatattaaaaataaaaataatattaatataaaaaaatattattttttcgtgatcaatattatatatatatccgTGCTCCCGGTCCTTCAGGTCCATGGATTCCTCGATTAATTCATTGAGAACACAGTTATAATTCAGAATCTCGTTCAAAAATGGCGATGGCGATTTCTTCACTCAGCTATCCAACCAACAAAAGCCTAACTAAACAACCGCCGCTCCATTTCCCGGGACCTTGTTCACTACCCAGCACTCTGAAGTTGCCGGCGGGCCCTTCATCCTCGTCGACGGATATGGCTGTGGTCGCTGCGACCACAGGTGCCGTCGAAGCAGAACCAAAGACGACAGCTTCGGTTTCGACTAGATATCTGCCGTTTCGGGTGGGCCACGGGTTCGATCTGCATAGGCTGGAGCCTGGCTATCCTCTCATCATCGGTGGTATTGATATTCCTCATGATCGAGGCTGCGAAGCTCACTCCGACGGTATCAATTAATACACGCTTCTATTTCCTTAGTTATACAGAGTGAGGAGTTCGGTCTTAGGTGGtttattattttgggaaaaattggAATTTTGgaaacttaaatttttactTATTTCAGTTCACAATCATCCCCACTTCTGCAGCATCCGTCCTCTTGTGTGTGTTTCTTGCATACTGATTTCGTTTTATTTTGAAGTCGTTCGTTTGATTCAATCTCATGATTTCGTTTTTGCTTTAGATTGCTGAATGGTGAAAGTCTGTGCTTTTTGCAACTGGTCCGTTTGGTTAATTTCCATCTACAATTGAGGTTCTCTATTTGTTGTTTCTCATGATTTTCTTAATTTGACAACTAATAGATTGGTTAGAAAGAACTATGAAGAAACTGATGGGTTACAGAAAGAAGCAGAAGAAGAATCAGTTAACAAAATGTTCAAAGTCCCCGACCTCTTAATTATCTACCACCATTGATTTACATTAAtcaattatgtttatgattttgaCAATAATTATATGATTGGAACTCACTCCAATTCAATCGTAAGTGAAGTCAAAGAATcacttcaaaattttcaatcccCTAAATGAAGCCCAAAATTCCAATTTTTTTCTCGTTATTTATCTGATTTTATGTAGATATTACAATCACTTATAAAATAATGACTGTTTTTATTGATCAGTTTTTGGGCGATATGTTATTCATCTGTTGTGAAATATTTAGAATGACTCTGGCTAAAATCAAAATCGTGTTATAACTTATCTGTGATATTTCaccaaaaggaaaaaaaaatcatttgactcttgaaaattttaaattttcgatCTTCAATCTTGGATAATAGTCAGTGGACAATGACAAGCTTTAAAGAAGTGGAGCAAAATTAAGACATGTTTCTCAAGGATAGCTGTATTATGAATCTGCTAATTTTATTGCCCTTATGAAGGTAGCTGGTAAAAGTTTTGTCACCAAGTTGACTTTGTTCTGTTGTTTATAGGTGATGTGCTATTGCACTGTGTGGTTGATGCTATACTTGGGGCACTGGGACTTCCAGACATTGGGCAGATCTTTCCGGACACGGATCCTAAATGGAAAGGTGCAGCATCTTCTGTTTTCTTGAAGGAGGCTGTGAGTGCTTCTCTCCCTTTTTATTACATATCATGCTTGGGTCGCGTAAATTCAGACATTTAGcgtgaaattcataatatttgTGTGTGTTGAGTGTCTGAATTGGAGAACTCATTTCACTTGACTTACTCTCATAGAGTGTCAAGGAACATCTTTTAGAATCGTTATTTTCTCtgaaaaaacaatttttttctaTTAGAATAATTTTATGCCTAGCTGCATCATCCTCATAAGCCGTTCACATTATTTGCATGCATTGGATTGTGTATAAATGTTACAAATTCCCTGACCCAAATATGCAACTTACATcaattcatggatctcatgaccCACTCTACAAGTGCAAGCTCACTCAGGCAGGTAGCAGCATCGGTCCTACTTTGTTACCATGCACCTGTGGGACTTGTCAGCGGTGCTACCAGTGCACCACTAGCTTTCTCTTTGTAGTCAGAAACTAGATGATTGACCCAATCGTGCTTTCATCGTTTTTAGTTGCACTAGTGctattttagcattttaaagttcTAAATGTTTTGgttattattgaatattttaaagttcCAAAATATTGAAACCAGTAATTAGTTCCAATATTTATTTAACTTTTTTAACACCTGTTGTTAGGTTATAAACTCAAGAGATATAATATTACAAAAGACTTGTCTGTTAGGTAGtataattttcttgaatttataaactactctttatttattttaatgttcgATGTGAGACATTTGTAATACCTGCTAAGCTGTTATTATTGATTTACTTTTTGAGACTGTGCAAAATGTCATTTAGATGTTAGAGTGGCTACTTTTCGGCGTAGAAAATAATCAGGATTATATTGCACTAGAGAAACTTAAATGAAATTTTGGCAAATGCACCAGGATATGTAGATGAAGATCACAAAAGCCTGCAACGCTTGAAGTTAATTACACACATACCAAATAGCAAATTTACTTGCGGGAGTTAACAATAAGAATTCTGAATATAACCTTTCTGCGGCATGTTATTGAATAGATCCTAGGTCACATTTGGattgataaatttcaaatatatttttgtaattttagatAAATAGGACCATAAACTTCAAATCCACCATTTGCATGATTATATAGTTTTTCGTGTTAATtagaatgaatttcaaattcaccTAATAATGGAGAGTGGAGAcatttgatatttattttaatttacgtAACTAATGTGTAAATAGTAAGATATGGATTTAAGATTTCATACGTTGTTTCATTGTTAACAATAAAACTATAATTGAAATTGgtggatttcaaatccatctcCCTGAATGCAACCTTAGTTTATGATGTACTCAAATGCTTGAGCATTGGCTGATATAGTTGTGCCCATAGATTATTCACTTGCTCGGCAGGAAAACTCCTAAAACTTGATGGCCCTTGTATGGGATTTTTAGAAACTTTAACTCTTGAACAAATGAAAATACTATTGCCGCAtttgttcttgaaatattttacATGTTAGGTTCGACTAATGCATGAAGCGGGTTATGAGCTCGGAAACCTGGATGCTACTTTAATTCTCCAAAGACCCAAGCTAAGCCCTCACAAGGAAACTATCAGGACCAATTTGTGTCACCTTCTCGGTGCGGATCCATCGGCTGTAAATCTCAAGGCAAAAACTCATGAAAAGGTTGACAGTCTGGGAGAAAATAGAAGTATTGCAGCACACACAGTTGTTCTACTCATGAAGAAATCATAGATGATTCTTTTAAACATTCCAATATAAATGTGTATTTCAAATGCttagtttataaatttttactgTCTATGGCGCGATAAATGTTATCGATATCATAGAGTGATCCAAAAGAATCTCTTGTACTTCAAACTTGAATGAAAAACATATATGCTTTTGATTAAGGTATTTTTGGATCTTACTCAGTTACTTCATGTCAATCTTAgatttcttattatttttattttaaccaCAAGCTACTTACTCTTATTTTTTTACAGAATATCATATTTTATGTTCATTTATATCGTGTGTGTATGTATCACCGTATCCTATGCTCTTGGCTTAGCTATCTTGTCTAATGTGTGTTTTATGTTAGTAGACACCACAAGCTTGCTCAAGGAGTGTTTGCGAGTTGCGACatggaaaaaaataattatgaaattttttatccaCAAATTCTCTTAGCCACTTCGTTCATAAATTCATGGCCAGATCTACTTGCTCTTATATTTTTGATAAGCTCTTAAATTCAttcaaaatttaagtttcatttttcttatttaccttaaaaattttataatctCTAAATTAAGCGGTAATtttaaatcaatacaaactatCTCGGGAATTGAGATGTTATCTTTTGGGAACGACCCAAATGATGAATTGGATATAGTTTAATTTAATAGAgacttaaaaattaaaaaaactcaTCATTGATTATTAaggtgttaaattaattaattaattaaggaaaaaaaatgACAGATAGGTCGAGAATTGGTTGACCCTTTCCCATACGAAATGTTAAAAGACGTGATGTCACCAGTATTGTGTGCCCAACCAATgccctttaattaatttgttacCAATATAAAATCTATATTTCAAACAATGTCCACATCTCACTCGTCATCTATacaactttatatatatatatatatattatcggTGTTATCTCAACGATATTAGAAAACGTGAGAGCCTTAGACTAACATCTTTTGATATAACTATCACACCaattttttgttaaattttGCATCAACCTTGATTGAAGCTGTTTCGAGGTAGCTAGCCTCCTCTAGAAGGGAGAAAAGGCCAAGAATTCAAGGAAGAAAATAGAAATTTCATTGATATAATTTGGATTTCATTCCATGTTCTTGCTAGTGATTTCAAAAATTCCACCAAATTCTTTCCCGACCAGCTCCATCTTTCGAGATACAaaaaatctcaactaaatcaagtaTTCAAAATTCTTTGTTATATAAAAACTCGAAACTATatcaatttttttgaaataaaaataaaaatatgtcacgtatattcatatattatattatacacAACAACACACGCAACATCACACGTGAATCTCATATGTTGGTATATACAATGTGTGTGTACATACAacatatgtatatgcatgaaatATTACAACGCGACCGGAAAGAGCATACCTTGCTTATGCACTAAAACTAGCTAAACGTAGATCATCAAATGATATTCAAGAAACGACACAAGAACTGGGATTCTCCTCAGCACTGTGGGAATAATAGTGCTGtaaattgttattgtttggATGATATTGATGAAAGtaagctgctgctgctgctgctgcaggattcaaattcctgtaattcttcCAAAGTTCTGCAATCTGTTCACTCTCTTTTCTCTTCCTCTCTTCTtctttcttcttctcctcttctttcttcttctcttcttctttcttcttcttttcttcttcttcctttTTCTTGTCTGGTTCTTTCGCCGGACCTACTGTTAGAATCTGTGTGGTCCATAGCTTTCTCAATTTGCTTACGATTTGAATTGGATCGACTTCTCCTACTATAGTTAGTTTCTTATCCTTCATGTCCATGGCAATAGATTCAATCCCTGTAAttatattcaagtttaaaatcgTAATattaagaatatttcaattatATGGTTCGCCGTGGCAGTCGCAGAAAGGACATAGAGGGCTAAAATAGATGAATATCTACCAGGTTTTGTTTATGGAATATCAGGACAGCGATTTCGCGGTCGTTGCGGAAcgtttttatattattttttttaaaaaaaatttattccaaaatttgaaaaaaaaaaataattgatttttttaccTGAAAGGCTTGAAACAGCCTTCAATGCCTTTTGTTTGTCTTTGTGATCATGTATTTCCAACTTCAATACCACTTTCTGTTCTCAACAAACATATTTGAATTAGTCTCAAAAACTTTTGGTTAATCAAGCATGAAAAAAGTTTATTCTCATCAAGAACACCAGAGAACTCGAAAAAAATGCTCACGAAATCTTATTAAAAtagaattaattaataatatatgaaAACCTTTGGAAGAAAATTAACAAGAAATGAAGTGGTATGTATccagaatatttttttaaaaaaaagtacaaaacaagaacaaaatCAAAGATTTTGTAGGGAAATTACCTTTGACATCTTGCAGGATCAGGTTGAGAATCCTTGATTAGGAGAAATTagacaaaaaaaattcaaataaagtaGTGGGAATTGTGAACAGATTTGTGGAAATATTTAGAATACACAAAAGGAAGTTAAGGAACAAGAATTGCTGATGatcgaaatcattttcaaagTGTGAGTAGAAGTACCATCAGGGATggtttataaattaataatcatAATAGTAAAATGAGAGAGAAGGACCGAAAAATATATAACTTTttaaaggcaaaaacttatgtgagacggtctcacgggtcgtattttgtgagacgaatatcttatttgggtcatccataaaaaatattactttttatgctaagagtattactttttattgtgaatatcggtagcattgacccatctcacagataaagatatgtgagaccgtctcacaagagacctactcttttttAGAAGAGTAAGTATCATATTTGATGGTGTCACATATTTATATTACTACGACAAGTCGACTCTGTTCATGTGtatagtaaaaaataataatcctGATGTATCGAGTCAGGTCAGAAATATGTCTCACTAAATTGATCCGTGAGACGACTCATATGAATTTCTgtgtttttaaaaatagttaTGTTAGTTTGAGTGGGAAGGATATGGATTCTATTTGTCAAGGTTAGACGCTTGACTAAAATTAGTCTCCCTCGGAAAATCTAAAGGCCATTTTGTGGATGAAATTGTACCCTTTCTTTGTCAGGAAAGATTAATTGTGCATGTTGATGTTTTTTATTCAAGGAATGTATGATGttgtttttaagaaaataaaaactgaaaAAATTAATCGGGTCGAGTTAAAATCTAAATgaaatacatacatatacatatatgtatagACATATTTGTATATGCACGTTAATATTGCGTACATGTGTGtgtacatataaatatatacacacatgTGCAGTGTTCTAAAAAAAACAGAAACATATGTGATAAGATCTCACGGGTTGGATCACtcacgaaaaaatattattttttatgtcaaaattattaatttttattgtaaatatgtgCAGATTTGACACgtctcacgaatttttttttcaattttaaattaactttttttaaaataaactctttcaatttttattaattaaaaactcTAAAAAAAACAGTTATCTTCGAAAGAAAAGAAACTCATCGGACATCCCTTATTCTTGTactaaaattattataaatttgagatttttatgtttttaaaatttgagaacttGTGTATTGctcttaaatttattttatatatctgttatttaattaacatatttattattaggcgataaataaaattttaataaaaatttaaaatatttttctacgtTTAACTTAAAATTTGGTCCAAACAATTCGTCATGTTTCACATTTTTTAAACCTTAAGCGTTGAGTAATTTCTTCGCTTCCTGCCTATTAATATAGGTAATACTTCCAGAAGTGAGCTATGGGCTATTCCCTCTAAAATATCCCTACTTCTTTACTTTGTTTcgagagtaggtctcttgtgagacggtctcacgaatctttatctgtgagacgagtcaatcctaccgatattcacaataaaaagtaatactcttagcataaaaaataatatgttttctggataacccaaataaaagatccgtctcacaaaatacgactcgtgagaccgtctcacacaagtttttgccttatttTCAATAGagttaaaaacaaaatattttttttttgtcagtaaaaatattttatgtatatagcaaatattaaaaaaaaataatttatataaatcaATTATCAAATCATTCCCTCGAATCTTTTCATGGATGGTAAATGCCTAATTTTCGTCAAATCTTTATCGTATATATATCCATATGTAGAGGTGACAACATTACTAGGTAGCTTGAGATGGGATATCTTGAAACATCATGCATACCCCATAAAATATATAAGACCGTACGAAATTTGGTGTGCTAAATAATTCCAATTTGGTGTGCTAAATATTCCATGTAAGAAATACTTCattgtttaaataaatattaactaTATGAATCTCGCGTACATATATAATATACGACCGAATGTTTGTCGTTTTACTAAAAATTATTTCTGATGGTAAAAGTACAACTCACATCTTTTAAATCATACAACAGTCAAATATCATGTTTCGATCGCTCTAACCAACAAAGACGATTATTACATCTAACaaattatattatttgtatGATCTATTCATGTTTTGATATTTCCTAAACTATGGGAAGGAGAAGGCTCGAACTTAAGACACTTACAAGATGAAAGTGAGTGAGATCACTTGAGCCAAAACTCGGTCTCAGTTAATGTTTTAATTTGAGTTAAGTGTGTCTACCAATTTCTATAATTACTCGAGGCTGCTAAACTGGCAACTTGATACGTTGGTATGTCACCTTTGATTGATAGATCAGCAAATTGGCCCATTCTATTTTGATAATTATCATGTTATCTAGAGGAAGTCTAGTGTGCGAGGAGTTGACGTGGTTCATATTtatacaaaaaataataattttgatataaaattaatattttttattaacttGATCGAATTGAagattcgtctcataaaattgacttcgatgaaactgaaaagagaaaaaaaaaaatttaaaaacaccaAGACGGTAGTGTTAATAATagatgcaattttttttttaaaaaaaaaacattttgattctcatttagatatataaatataaaattaaaattgtttAAAGTAGAAGACCTATATCTGCCATCCCTTCTCCAAAATAATTTTGCAAGTATACACTACGCACCAATACTAATTAACTTGCACTCATTACCTTGGATATTTTCCATTTTCCTTTTCGGGGGGATAAAATTggacattttctttttattatttaataaacttataatttaatttgatgATACTTTTAACTTTATAGATAGATACGAGCGTCATGCATGTACAATAGTTATTAATCATATGAATCGATGGATTATCGTAATACAAGAATGTCTTATGTATCTATATCTGTTAGATGATCGATGTGATTCATCtgtacaataaaaaataatatttttgatataaaaattaatatttttcatgtgtcggatcaaatatatatatcacgGATTTGATTCGTGAGACAATCTTATAAGAGTTTTCTTGTATAATAAAATACCAATGCTAACTTTAAATTTGTCGTGAACTAAATTTATTAGCTATCAAGTGAGTGGCGCATGCATCACAGATTTATGATTATGACAAAAAATTAATAGAATTTTACTTTATTTGAACCCATTACACACATTGCGGGCACATAATTAATTGAATAATTGTGCTTGACATACGCGTTGGCTCTAACATGATTGGCCCACTTTCGTTTTCGATTCGAAAAAACAATTACAAGAAAAGTGTCATCAATCTTGGATGATCGTGATCCAATTCATCAACTATTCGACAATATATTTAGTTTTGATACACTGTTTATTGGTCGATGAAAATCTGATGGACGTCGTAAGATGCATGTAATCATATTTTGGAATGTTACATCGATTGTCTTTCACAAGCATTGTATCAAATACTTCGACGGTGTTTTCGAGAACATGTTgtcatgtattttttttttaatgttcgAGTAGATGTCCAGACAAGACACCGTGAAAACATTTAATTTAGTAGTGCATGAAGTTCCACAAGGATATGATGGAGTTAGAGTTTGGTGGACAAATTCGTAGTCAATCAGAATTACGTAACAAACTCAATAATCGAATGAGAAAGAGAAAGCTTTCACGTAAAATAATATTAGATGGAAATGAAGTGAGGTGTCTAGTCCAAGAGAACCCTTGCATGAATCCAATGGATAAAAACACATTTTGGagtgataatattttttttaaatccaatTGAAAGGATGAATAATAagacttttaataataataaataaaacaagtaataaaCATTCAACAAAAGTGTGCAACtttaatttaaaagaaaaaacatcaTGTGATTCTAAgatttcacgaatttttatatatgatcTATATCtacaatgaaaaataaaaaataatatttttttataaatcagatcgaatcaattaaaaatatgtCTCAAAAAATTGATCAATGAGATGATTTCATATAGGAGTTTTGgtgatttaaaaattattataagacatgaaaaaataaataaataaataaaaatcacaACAACTAAATTGAGATTTgtaatataaattttcaaataacttaaactcaatcaaaattaaaagaataataaataatttaaaagagTATGATTATGCAATAATATATTGAAACATCCACTActtgttttcttaaaaattactagaaatttttttttaaaaaaaaaaccttacTAGTTGATCGGCCGAACCCTTacacaaaatatataaaatatttttgaatcattttaaaataaaacaaccaactaatatttgaaaatcaaggGAAATAATCCAAGTATAAAATCATCCAatgtttaccaaacctaaaaaacaataatttgaaaagtatagcacatactatcatctctcaaaaacctcccaaagcataaataaaaagtcataaaatatttaacataaatcataaacttaaatcataagtgcggaaaaatagaagcgctggtcctcgggtcatgtgcacctccAATCCAGTCAGATAAAgcatcaagacctccactaccctcaacatcatactcacatgcatcgatcacacttagtgagtctaaacactcaacacaccataatcttgataacaacataatatgtatacagatcacatgcaacagtgaaaaatatttttacttaaaataaaattttcatgatcatgtgaaacattttcatattatcataaacTATATccatatcattcatcattttatcataaacattttctttctcatcataagcatatactttttccttttattgaattcaaatcgttaattgtgactttcgtatcatcataaggtcgatggatccatctatcatGTAACCACGGTACTGgatggcgg from Primulina tabacum isolate GXHZ01 chromosome 14, ASM2559414v2, whole genome shotgun sequence includes:
- the LOC142524617 gene encoding uncharacterized protein LOC142524617; this encodes MSKKVVLKLEIHDHKDKQKALKAVSSLSGIESIAMDMKDKKLTIVGEVDPIQIVSKLRKLWTTQILTVGPAKEPDKKKEEEEKKKKEEEKKKEEEKKKEEERKRKESEQIAELWKNYRNLNPAAAAAAAYFHQYHPNNNNLQHYYSHSAEENPSSCVVS
- the LOC142524620 gene encoding 2-C-methyl-D-erythritol 2,4-cyclodiphosphate synthase, chloroplastic-like, with the protein product MAMAISSLSYPTNKSLTKQPPLHFPGPCSLPSTLKLPAGPSSSSTDMAVVAATTGAVEAEPKTTASVSTRYLPFRVGHGFDLHRLEPGYPLIIGGIDIPHDRGCEAHSDGDVLLHCVVDAILGALGLPDIGQIFPDTDPKWKGAASSVFLKEAVRLMHEAGYELGNLDATLILQRPKLSPHKETIRTNLCHLLGADPSAVNLKAKTHEKVDSLGENRSIAAHTVVLLMKKS